Proteins encoded in a region of the Spiroplasma endosymbiont of Amphimallon solstitiale genome:
- a CDS encoding exonuclease domain-containing protein, giving the protein MLLKRKQSKLNSKKKFSVHDWGIDNTNYVFIDFEIANSNKTSACQLIMIKVTRGKIVKTYSSLIKPYPEEFTFSHVHGITSESVSLMSNFKELWVDIVTFFTENTVVIAHHANFNINILRSLINHYDLKCPNFFYICSVKLFRRTYDYPNNRLSALAHSNQIKFDYHDPLADVTTLHKLINIHFSEHYHLKTLCNNLNIKMGRLFGDSLF; this is encoded by the coding sequence ATGTTATTAAAAAGAAAGCAATCAAAATTAAATAGTAAGAAAAAATTTAGTGTTCATGATTGAGGGATTGATAATACTAATTATGTTTTTATTGATTTTGAAATTGCAAATTCGAATAAAACAAGTGCTTGTCAATTAATTATGATAAAAGTAACACGAGGTAAAATTGTCAAAACTTATAGTTCGTTAATTAAACCATATCCCGAAGAATTTACTTTTTCTCATGTTCATGGAATTACAAGTGAAAGCGTATCTTTAATGTCAAATTTTAAAGAATTATGAGTAGACATTGTTACTTTTTTTACTGAAAATACTGTTGTTATTGCTCATCACGCTAACTTTAACATTAATATCTTAAGATCATTAATTAATCATTATGATTTAAAATGTCCTAATTTTTTTTACATTTGTTCAGTTAAGTTATTTAGAAGAACATATGATTATCCTAATAACCGTTTAAGTGCTCTTGCTCATAGTAATCAAATTAAATTTGATTATCATGATCCATTGGCAGATGTTACCACTTTACATAAATTAATTAATATACATTTCAGTGAACATTACCATTTAAAAACTTTATGTAATAATCTTAATATTAAAATGGGGAGATTATTTGGTGATTCTTTATTTTAA
- a CDS encoding UPF0236 family transposase-like protein, with protein sequence MNFNYKWNFREQSAKINKLVLEHITNKWEKIDWRIKNTRDKKKYKIVDYQYRTRKTMYGLVTYKRRIYEYFNEKLQKWVRICLVDEWLELPKYKRISEDVEQTIIEYFADGKRYHDICAICKKAGISVSTVHRVLRI encoded by the coding sequence GTGAATTTTAATTATAAATGAAATTTTAGAGAACAAAGTGCAAAAATTAATAAATTAGTTTTAGAACATATAACAAATAAATGAGAAAAAATAGATTGAAGAATAAAAAATACAAGAGATAAAAAGAAATATAAAATTGTTGATTATCAATATAGAACAAGAAAAACAATGTATGGATTAGTAACTTACAAAAGAAGAATTTATGAATATTTTAATGAAAAATTACAAAAATGAGTTCGTATTTGTTTAGTTGATGAATGACTAGAATTACCTAAATATAAAAGAATTAGTGAAGATGTTGAACAAACTATTATTGAATATTTTGCTGACGGAAAAAGATACCATGATATTTGTGCTATTTGTAAAAAAGCAGGTATTAGTGTTAGTACTGTTCATAGAGTTTTAAGAATTTAG
- a CDS encoding IS256 family transposase produces the protein MAKKQNINNNDPISKAVDLLLENTEDLTTVFKEGGLYKELTKRLVEKMLNSEMQNYLGYEKNQHSNTENARNGTSSKKLITQQGKIEIDVPRDRNSDFTPVIVAKRQRRFDGFDQQVLSLYAKGMTLSDIRMQLQELYHGADISESVISQITDDVIDDVKTWQNRPLESIYPIVYFDCIVVKVRQDKRIINKSVYIALGVDLEGKKDVLGLWISENEGAKFWLANFTEMKNRGLNDILIACSDNLTGMSEAIQAVYPKTEHQLCIVHQIRNSLKYVSYKHRKTLVTDLKPIYSACSEEQAMQALESFESKWNKQYPQIAKSWYKNWENLMIFISYPAEIKRVIYTTNAIESVNSQLRKVIRNKKAFPNDMSVFKIFYLAIENITKKWTLPIQNWNTAIAHFMIKFEDRINLN, from the coding sequence ATGGCTAAAAAACAAAATATTAATAATAATGATCCAATATCAAAAGCAGTAGATTTATTATTAGAAAATACTGAAGATTTAACAACAGTTTTTAAAGAAGGGGGTTTATATAAAGAATTAACAAAACGTTTAGTTGAAAAAATGTTGAATTCTGAAATGCAAAATTATTTAGGATATGAAAAAAATCAACATAGTAATACTGAAAATGCTCGTAATGGTACAAGTTCAAAAAAATTAATAACTCAACAAGGTAAAATTGAGATTGATGTACCAAGAGATCGCAATAGTGATTTTACTCCTGTAATAGTTGCAAAAAGACAGCGAAGATTTGATGGTTTTGATCAACAAGTGCTTTCACTATATGCAAAAGGTATGACTCTATCTGACATTAGAATGCAGTTACAAGAGTTATATCATGGTGCTGATATTAGTGAAAGTGTTATTAGTCAAATTACTGATGATGTTATTGATGATGTCAAAACATGACAAAATCGACCATTAGAAAGCATTTATCCGATTGTTTATTTTGATTGTATAGTAGTTAAAGTTCGACAAGATAAACGGATTATTAATAAATCAGTTTATATAGCATTAGGAGTTGATTTAGAAGGTAAAAAAGATGTTTTAGGCTTATGAATTAGTGAAAATGAAGGTGCTAAATTTTGATTAGCTAATTTCACAGAAATGAAAAATCGAGGCTTAAATGATATTTTGATTGCTTGTAGTGATAATTTAACAGGCATGTCAGAAGCAATACAAGCAGTTTATCCTAAAACAGAACATCAATTATGCATTGTTCATCAAATTCGAAATAGTTTAAAATATGTTTCATACAAACATCGAAAAACTCTAGTTACAGATTTAAAACCAATTTATAGTGCATGTAGTGAAGAACAAGCAATGCAAGCTTTAGAATCATTTGAAAGTAAATGAAATAAACAATATCCCCAAATTGCTAAATCTTGATATAAAAATTGAGAAAATTTGATGATTTTTATTAGTTATCCTGCAGAAATCAAAAGAGTAATTTATACAACAAATGCTATTGAATCTGTTAATAGTCAATTACGAAAAGTTATTAGAAACAAAAAAGCTTTTCCTAATGATATGTCAGTTTTTAAAATATTTTATTTAGCAATTGAAAATATAACAAAAAAATGAACATTGCCTATTCAAAATTGAAATACAGCAATTGCTCATTTTATGATAAAATTTGAAGACAGAATTAATCTGAACTAG